One window of Strigops habroptila isolate Jane chromosome Z, bStrHab1.2.pri, whole genome shotgun sequence genomic DNA carries:
- the GIN1 gene encoding gypsy retrotransposon integrase-like protein 1 isoform X3 yields the protein MVRSGKNGGLHLKQIAYYKRTGEYHPTTLSSERSGIRRAAKKFVFKENKLYYVGKDRKQMRLVIISDEEKKKVLEKCHENAAGTHHGISRTLTLVESNYYWTSVTNDVKQWVYACQHCQVAKNTTTAAPKTHPIKAEDPWTAVTIDLMGPFSVTNRSHKYIIVMTDLFTRWTVIFPLHDISAAEIAKAITNVLFLYGPPQKMPIDQGKELVHQEPNQTTPYFQMFNRNPHVAEPMNIRVQGEYSVFGKIFEATKTASQALEEEKTSDCQVEKNTSDEQKVRNKITVKRKPKQLNTLRLKVGHEVLRQRKNWWKDGRFQSEWVGPCIIDYITDNGCAILRDVTGSRLKRPIKMSHLKPYIRGSSEKDNHYFLQGAVVVDHDYIGLSERSYNPRQQGSVAEGEINTYTRDVMSAVQMPPAGCKDQESTDGKHQSELTEDHCIESNTAKTEQWPSPCWTLQTKIEVT from the exons ATGGTCCGTAGTGGGAAAAATGGTGGGCTCCACCTGAAGCAGATTGCCTACTACAAGCGAACAGGGGAGTATCATCCCACAACGTTGTCGAGTGAAAGAAGTGGAATCAGGAGAGCAGCCAAAAAATTTGTCTTCAAAG aaaataaattgtactatgttggaaaagacagaaaacaaatgcgCCTGGTCATTATTTCagatgaagagaagaaaaaggtgcTTGAGAAGTGCCATGAAAATGCTGCTGGCACTCATCATGGCATATCAAGGACACTAACTTTAGTGGAATCTAATTACTACTGGACCTCTGTAACAAATGACGTCAAGCAGTGG GTGTATGCTTGCCAGCATTGCCAAGTGGCAAAGAATACAACCACCGCAGCACCCAAAACACACCCTATCAAAGCAGAGGATCCATGGACAGCAGTCACTATAGACCTAATGGGACCTTTCAGTGTTACCAACAGAAGCCACAAGTACATCATAGTTATGACAGATTTGTTTACAAGATGGACTGTTATCTTTCCACTACATGacatttcagcagctgaaattGCTAAGGCAATCACAAATGTGCTTTTCTTATATGGGCCACCTCAAAAAATGCCAATTGATCAAGGGAAGGAGCTTGTTCATCAG GAGCCAAATCAAACCACCCCGTATTTCCAGATGTTTAATCGTAACCCACATGTTGCTGAGCCAATGAATATACGTGTGCAAGGAGAATACAGTGTGTTTGGCAAAATATTTGAAGCAACTAAAACAGCCAGTCAAGctctggaagaagagaaaacctCAGATTGCCAG GTGGAGAAAAACACTTCAGATGAACAGAAAGtcagaaacaaaatcactgtCAAAAGGAAGCCAAAGCAATTAAATACCCTGCGACTTAAAGTTGGTCATGAAGTCCTCAGGCAAAGAAAAAACTGGTGGAAAGATGGTCGTTTCCAGTCAGAATGGGTTGGTCCTTGTATTATAGATTATATCACAGATAATGGCTGTGCAATATTAAGAGATGTCACAGGATCCAGGTTGAAGAGACCCATCAAGATGTCTCACCTGAAGCCATACATAAGAGGGTCCAGTGAAAAag acaACCATTACTTTTTACAAGGCGCAGTAGTTGTTGACCATGACTATATTGGCTTATCTGAAAGATCCTATAATCCAAGGCAACAAGGCTCTGTTGCGGAAGGGGAAATAAATACCTACACAAGAGATGTCATGTCTGCTGTACAAATGCCACCTGCAGGCTGCAAAGACCAGGAGTCAACAGATGGTAAACATCAGTCTGAGCTGACAGAAGATCATTGCATTGAATCAAACACTGCAAAGACAGAACAATGGCCTTCACCTTGTTGGACACTTCAAACCAAGATAGAGGTTACTTAA
- the GIN1 gene encoding gypsy retrotransposon integrase-like protein 1 isoform X2, whose translation MVRSGKNGGLHLKQIAYYKRTGEYHPTTLSSERSGIRRAAKKFVFKENKLYYVGKDRKQMRLVIISDEEKKKVLEKCHENAAGTHHGISRTLTLVESNYYWTSVTNDVKQWVYACQHCQVAKNTTTAAPKTHPIKAEDPWTAVTIDLMGPFSVTNRSHKYIIVMTDLFTRWTVIFPLHDISAAEIAKAITNVLFLYGPPQKMPIDQGKELVHQTDHVNARTKTIKAFLNKYCIDYPNDWDEHLSPIAYAFNLTNLEPNQTTPYFQMFNRNPHVAEPMNIRVQGEYSVFGKIFEATKTASQALEEEKTSDCQVEKNTSDEQKVRNKITVKRKPKQLNTLRLKVGHEVLRQRKNWWKDGRFQSEWVGPCIIDYITDNGCAILRDVTGSRLKRPIKMSHLKPYIRGSSEKDNHYFLQGAVVVDHDYIGLSERSYNPRQQGSVAEGEINTYTRDVMSAVQMPPAGCKDQESTDGKHQSELTEDHCIESNTAKTEQWPSPCWTLQTKIEVT comes from the exons ATGGTCCGTAGTGGGAAAAATGGTGGGCTCCACCTGAAGCAGATTGCCTACTACAAGCGAACAGGGGAGTATCATCCCACAACGTTGTCGAGTGAAAGAAGTGGAATCAGGAGAGCAGCCAAAAAATTTGTCTTCAAAG aaaataaattgtactatgttggaaaagacagaaaacaaatgcgCCTGGTCATTATTTCagatgaagagaagaaaaaggtgcTTGAGAAGTGCCATGAAAATGCTGCTGGCACTCATCATGGCATATCAAGGACACTAACTTTAGTGGAATCTAATTACTACTGGACCTCTGTAACAAATGACGTCAAGCAGTGG GTGTATGCTTGCCAGCATTGCCAAGTGGCAAAGAATACAACCACCGCAGCACCCAAAACACACCCTATCAAAGCAGAGGATCCATGGACAGCAGTCACTATAGACCTAATGGGACCTTTCAGTGTTACCAACAGAAGCCACAAGTACATCATAGTTATGACAGATTTGTTTACAAGATGGACTGTTATCTTTCCACTACATGacatttcagcagctgaaattGCTAAGGCAATCACAAATGTGCTTTTCTTATATGGGCCACCTCAAAAAATGCCAATTGATCAAGGGAAGGAGCTTGTTCATCAG ACAGATCATGTAAATGCAAGAACCAAGACAATCAAAGCTTTCCTTAACAAATACTGCATTGACTATCCAAATGATTGGGATGAGCATTTGTCTCCTATTGCCTATGCTTTCAATTTGACAAATTTG GAGCCAAATCAAACCACCCCGTATTTCCAGATGTTTAATCGTAACCCACATGTTGCTGAGCCAATGAATATACGTGTGCAAGGAGAATACAGTGTGTTTGGCAAAATATTTGAAGCAACTAAAACAGCCAGTCAAGctctggaagaagagaaaacctCAGATTGCCAG GTGGAGAAAAACACTTCAGATGAACAGAAAGtcagaaacaaaatcactgtCAAAAGGAAGCCAAAGCAATTAAATACCCTGCGACTTAAAGTTGGTCATGAAGTCCTCAGGCAAAGAAAAAACTGGTGGAAAGATGGTCGTTTCCAGTCAGAATGGGTTGGTCCTTGTATTATAGATTATATCACAGATAATGGCTGTGCAATATTAAGAGATGTCACAGGATCCAGGTTGAAGAGACCCATCAAGATGTCTCACCTGAAGCCATACATAAGAGGGTCCAGTGAAAAag acaACCATTACTTTTTACAAGGCGCAGTAGTTGTTGACCATGACTATATTGGCTTATCTGAAAGATCCTATAATCCAAGGCAACAAGGCTCTGTTGCGGAAGGGGAAATAAATACCTACACAAGAGATGTCATGTCTGCTGTACAAATGCCACCTGCAGGCTGCAAAGACCAGGAGTCAACAGATGGTAAACATCAGTCTGAGCTGACAGAAGATCATTGCATTGAATCAAACACTGCAAAGACAGAACAATGGCCTTCACCTTGTTGGACACTTCAAACCAAGATAGAGGTTACTTAA
- the GIN1 gene encoding gypsy retrotransposon integrase-like protein 1 isoform X1: MVRSGKNGGLHLKQIAYYKRTGEYHPTTLSSERSGIRRAAKKFVFKENKLYYVGKDRKQMRLVIISDEEKKKVLEKCHENAAGTHHGISRTLTLVESNYYWTSVTNDVKQWVYACQHCQVAKNTTTAAPKTHPIKAEDPWTAVTIDLMGPFSVTNRSHKYIIVMTDLFTRWTVIFPLHDISAAEIAKAITNVLFLYGPPQKMPIDQGKELVHQINEELFALFGMKQIVLSYPQTDHVNARTKTIKAFLNKYCIDYPNDWDEHLSPIAYAFNLTNLEPNQTTPYFQMFNRNPHVAEPMNIRVQGEYSVFGKIFEATKTASQALEEEKTSDCQVEKNTSDEQKVRNKITVKRKPKQLNTLRLKVGHEVLRQRKNWWKDGRFQSEWVGPCIIDYITDNGCAILRDVTGSRLKRPIKMSHLKPYIRGSSEKDNHYFLQGAVVVDHDYIGLSERSYNPRQQGSVAEGEINTYTRDVMSAVQMPPAGCKDQESTDGKHQSELTEDHCIESNTAKTEQWPSPCWTLQTKIEVT; this comes from the exons ATGGTCCGTAGTGGGAAAAATGGTGGGCTCCACCTGAAGCAGATTGCCTACTACAAGCGAACAGGGGAGTATCATCCCACAACGTTGTCGAGTGAAAGAAGTGGAATCAGGAGAGCAGCCAAAAAATTTGTCTTCAAAG aaaataaattgtactatgttggaaaagacagaaaacaaatgcgCCTGGTCATTATTTCagatgaagagaagaaaaaggtgcTTGAGAAGTGCCATGAAAATGCTGCTGGCACTCATCATGGCATATCAAGGACACTAACTTTAGTGGAATCTAATTACTACTGGACCTCTGTAACAAATGACGTCAAGCAGTGG GTGTATGCTTGCCAGCATTGCCAAGTGGCAAAGAATACAACCACCGCAGCACCCAAAACACACCCTATCAAAGCAGAGGATCCATGGACAGCAGTCACTATAGACCTAATGGGACCTTTCAGTGTTACCAACAGAAGCCACAAGTACATCATAGTTATGACAGATTTGTTTACAAGATGGACTGTTATCTTTCCACTACATGacatttcagcagctgaaattGCTAAGGCAATCACAAATGTGCTTTTCTTATATGGGCCACCTCAAAAAATGCCAATTGATCAAGGGAAGGAGCTTGTTCATCAG ATAAATGAAGAACTGTTTGCACTGTTTGGAATGAAACAAATTGTGTTGTCTTATCCTCAGACAGATCATGTAAATGCAAGAACCAAGACAATCAAAGCTTTCCTTAACAAATACTGCATTGACTATCCAAATGATTGGGATGAGCATTTGTCTCCTATTGCCTATGCTTTCAATTTGACAAATTTG GAGCCAAATCAAACCACCCCGTATTTCCAGATGTTTAATCGTAACCCACATGTTGCTGAGCCAATGAATATACGTGTGCAAGGAGAATACAGTGTGTTTGGCAAAATATTTGAAGCAACTAAAACAGCCAGTCAAGctctggaagaagagaaaacctCAGATTGCCAG GTGGAGAAAAACACTTCAGATGAACAGAAAGtcagaaacaaaatcactgtCAAAAGGAAGCCAAAGCAATTAAATACCCTGCGACTTAAAGTTGGTCATGAAGTCCTCAGGCAAAGAAAAAACTGGTGGAAAGATGGTCGTTTCCAGTCAGAATGGGTTGGTCCTTGTATTATAGATTATATCACAGATAATGGCTGTGCAATATTAAGAGATGTCACAGGATCCAGGTTGAAGAGACCCATCAAGATGTCTCACCTGAAGCCATACATAAGAGGGTCCAGTGAAAAag acaACCATTACTTTTTACAAGGCGCAGTAGTTGTTGACCATGACTATATTGGCTTATCTGAAAGATCCTATAATCCAAGGCAACAAGGCTCTGTTGCGGAAGGGGAAATAAATACCTACACAAGAGATGTCATGTCTGCTGTACAAATGCCACCTGCAGGCTGCAAAGACCAGGAGTCAACAGATGGTAAACATCAGTCTGAGCTGACAGAAGATCATTGCATTGAATCAAACACTGCAAAGACAGAACAATGGCCTTCACCTTGTTGGACACTTCAAACCAAGATAGAGGTTACTTAA
- the GIN1 gene encoding gypsy retrotransposon integrase-like protein 1 isoform X4 encodes MVRSGKNGGLHLKQIAYYKRTGEYHPTTLSSERSGIRRAAKKFVFKENKLYYVGKDRKQMRLVIISDEEKKKVLEKCHENAAGTHHGISRTLTLVESNYYWTSVTNDVKQWVYACQHCQVAKNTTTAAPKTHPIKAEDPWTAVTIDLMGPFSVTNRSHKYIIVMTDLFTRWTVIFPLHDISAAEIAKAITNVLFLYGPPQKMPIDQGKELVHQINEELFALFGMKQIVLSYPQTDHVNARTKTIKAFLNKYCIDYPNDWDEHLSPIAYAFNLTNLEPNQTTPYFQMFNRNPHVAEPMNIRVQGEYSVFGKIFEATKTASQALEEEKTSDCQVEKNTSDEQKVRNKITVKRKPKQLNTLRLKVGHEVLRQRKNWWKDGRFQSEWVGPCIIDYITDNGCAILRDVTGSRLKRPIKMSHLKPYIRGSSEKVLRKAFCVALRFPSKILE; translated from the exons ATGGTCCGTAGTGGGAAAAATGGTGGGCTCCACCTGAAGCAGATTGCCTACTACAAGCGAACAGGGGAGTATCATCCCACAACGTTGTCGAGTGAAAGAAGTGGAATCAGGAGAGCAGCCAAAAAATTTGTCTTCAAAG aaaataaattgtactatgttggaaaagacagaaaacaaatgcgCCTGGTCATTATTTCagatgaagagaagaaaaaggtgcTTGAGAAGTGCCATGAAAATGCTGCTGGCACTCATCATGGCATATCAAGGACACTAACTTTAGTGGAATCTAATTACTACTGGACCTCTGTAACAAATGACGTCAAGCAGTGG GTGTATGCTTGCCAGCATTGCCAAGTGGCAAAGAATACAACCACCGCAGCACCCAAAACACACCCTATCAAAGCAGAGGATCCATGGACAGCAGTCACTATAGACCTAATGGGACCTTTCAGTGTTACCAACAGAAGCCACAAGTACATCATAGTTATGACAGATTTGTTTACAAGATGGACTGTTATCTTTCCACTACATGacatttcagcagctgaaattGCTAAGGCAATCACAAATGTGCTTTTCTTATATGGGCCACCTCAAAAAATGCCAATTGATCAAGGGAAGGAGCTTGTTCATCAG ATAAATGAAGAACTGTTTGCACTGTTTGGAATGAAACAAATTGTGTTGTCTTATCCTCAGACAGATCATGTAAATGCAAGAACCAAGACAATCAAAGCTTTCCTTAACAAATACTGCATTGACTATCCAAATGATTGGGATGAGCATTTGTCTCCTATTGCCTATGCTTTCAATTTGACAAATTTG GAGCCAAATCAAACCACCCCGTATTTCCAGATGTTTAATCGTAACCCACATGTTGCTGAGCCAATGAATATACGTGTGCAAGGAGAATACAGTGTGTTTGGCAAAATATTTGAAGCAACTAAAACAGCCAGTCAAGctctggaagaagagaaaacctCAGATTGCCAG GTGGAGAAAAACACTTCAGATGAACAGAAAGtcagaaacaaaatcactgtCAAAAGGAAGCCAAAGCAATTAAATACCCTGCGACTTAAAGTTGGTCATGAAGTCCTCAGGCAAAGAAAAAACTGGTGGAAAGATGGTCGTTTCCAGTCAGAATGGGTTGGTCCTTGTATTATAGATTATATCACAGATAATGGCTGTGCAATATTAAGAGATGTCACAGGATCCAGGTTGAAGAGACCCATCAAGATGTCTCACCTGAAGCCATACATAAGAGGGTCCAGTGAAAAag tgCTTAGAAAAGCCTTTTGTGTTGCATTAAGATTTCCCAGCAAGATCTTGGAGTAG